DNA sequence from the Roseovarius sp. M141 genome:
CCCGCACAGGGGGCGCATTTCGCTTATCACTGGAATGGGAGCGCGGTCGATTATGTTAAGAGGCTGGATACTGGAGAGACCATTGGGGTCCATTAGCATTGAACCGGAATGATCAGACGTTGCAGTGCAGCCTACTCACCACTACGATTAGATCGGCTACGTACCGTAAAAAGCTCAATTCATTCAATAAAATGCCGCCATCAACTGATCTAGCATCTCATCAGGACTGCAAAACTCGCTCATGAACCAAATTGCTCACAACAGGCTCGTCTCTTTCATATGGTCTATCGCTGACGACTGCCTTCGCGACGTTTATGTCCGGGGGAAATACCGTGATGTCATCTTGCCGATGGTCGTGCTGCGTCGCCTCGATACCCTTCTGGAACCCACGAAAGCCGAGGTTCTAGAGGAGGTCCGCTTTCAGAAGGACGAAATGAAGGCGATCGAACTGGACGATGCCCCACTCAAGGCGGCCTCCGGTTACGTATTTTTCAACACCAGCAAATGGACGTTGAAACAGCTTCACGCCACCGCCACCAACAACCAGCAGATCCTGTTGGCCAACGTGGAAGACTACCTGGGCGGGTTCAGCGACAACGTCAAAGAGATCATCCAGCGATTCAAGCTACTGGAACAGATGCGCCACATGGCCGACAAGCAGGTCCTGCTGGACGTGCTGGAAAAGTTCATCTCGCCGTACATCAACCTGACGCCGCACCTGCTCGAGGATCCCGAAGGCAATGCCATGCCCGGCCTCAGCAACCTTGGTATGGGATATGTGTTCGAAGAACTGATCCGCAAATTCAACGAGGAAAACAACGAAGAGGCGGGCGAACACTTCACACCGCGTGAGGTGATCCACCTGATGACCCACCTGGTCTTCGATCCGATCCGGGACCGGCTGCCCCCCGTCATGACCATCTACGACCCCGCCTGCGGCAGTGGCGGCATGCTGACGGAATCGCAAAACTACATCATCGACCCCGAGGGCCAGATCAAGGCGACCGGCGACGTCTACCTTTATGGCAAGGAAATCAACGACGAAACCTATGCCATCTGCAAATCCGACATGATGATCAAGGGCAACAATCCCGAGAACATCAAGGTCGGCTCGACCCTGTCCACCGACGAATTCGCCGCACATCGTTTCGACTTCATGCTGTCCAACCCGCCCTACGGCAAAAGCTGGAACAGCGAGCTGAAACACATCAAGGACGGCAAGGATGTCATCGACCCCCGCTTCAAGGTCGATCTCAACGATTACTGGGGCAAAACCGAAACCTTGGACGCCACCCCGCGCTCCAGCGACGGCCAACTGCTGTTCCTGATGGAAATGGTGGGCAAGATGAAGTCCACCAAGGACAGCCCCATCGGTGCGCGCATTGCGTCGGTGCATAACGGCTCCAGCCTGTTCACCGGCGACGCGGGCAGTGGCGAATCCAACATTCGCCGCCATATCATCGAAAACGACATGCTGGATACGATCATCCAGCTGCCCAACAACCTGTTCTACAACA
Encoded proteins:
- a CDS encoding class I SAM-dependent DNA methyltransferase encodes the protein MNQIAHNRLVSFIWSIADDCLRDVYVRGKYRDVILPMVVLRRLDTLLEPTKAEVLEEVRFQKDEMKAIELDDAPLKAASGYVFFNTSKWTLKQLHATATNNQQILLANVEDYLGGFSDNVKEIIQRFKLLEQMRHMADKQVLLDVLEKFISPYINLTPHLLEDPEGNAMPGLSNLGMGYVFEELIRKFNEENNEEAGEHFTPREVIHLMTHLVFDPIRDRLPPVMTIYDPACGSGGMLTESQNYIIDPEGQIKATGDVYLYGKEINDETYAICKSDMMIKGNNPENIKVGSTLSTDEFAAHRFDFMLSNPPYGKSWNSELKHIKDGKDVIDPRFKVDLNDYWGKTETLDATPRSSDGQLLFLMEMVGKMKSTKDSPIGARIASVHNGSSLFTGDAGSGESNIRRHIIENDMLDTIIQLPNNLFYNTGITTYIWLLTNAKPETRRGKVQLIDANLLFRKLRKNLGDKNCEFAPQHIDEIVAAHLAFQPVERRIDGNGDPTGIAVQIFDNTDFGYHKVTIERPDRRRAQFSAERLETLRFDKSLREPMAHLWAEHGEEVYQPGFLKSQAKAIQTWCEEQDITLNAKQRGKLVDTAL